A stretch of DNA from Campylobacteraceae bacterium:
TTTACTGGCCCTTCAAATAGTGGTAAAACCAGCCTTATTGTTAAGATATCTAATATTTTACAAGACAGAGAGTTCAAAGTCTGTATTATAAAACATGATCCAAAAGATAAGGCTACCTTTGACTATAGAGGCAAAGATTCAGATAAATTTTCACAAACAGGAGCAAATGTTGCTGTTGTATCTCCTAATAGAACAACTGTTTTTAAGAAAAACACTTCTAGTATAGATGAAATTTGTGAAATGTTTGGAAACTTTGATTATTTATTGGTTGAAGGTTTAAAGACTTTAGACTTACCACGTATTGCAATCTTTAGAAATAAACTTGATGAAAAATATTTT
This window harbors:
- the mobB gene encoding molybdopterin-guanine dinucleotide biosynthesis protein B; protein product: MINTENKLLVAFTGPSNSGKTSLIVKISNILQDREFKVCIIKHDPKDKATFDYRGKDSDKFSQTGANVAVVSPNRTTVFKKNTSSIDEICEMFGNFDYLLVEGLKTLDLPRIAIFRNKLDEKYFEFSKAIAHDDTIKDKDLPLHLDSLDLNNPEQIIDWININAKRVKK